CGTTGCAGGATTTCAAAACCTTCCTAAAGAACCGAGCTGACCGGCTGGAAGCGACCAGCCCAGCAGTACCATCGGACGCACCCAGCACTTCCAAGAAGGCCATGGTAACCACGTCCGAACCTATCAAGGTAACCTCCAAACAGTTTAAATGTAACCAGTGTCCGTATTGTTCGAGTACGCATTATATTAATCAGTGTCCAAAGTTTAGTGCATTAAACGTTATCGCGCGCATCCGAGCCGTGAATAAATTACGATTATGCTTTAATTGTTTGTCCGGAACGCATGTCTTAACAAACTGCAGGGCCAGTACATGTCGAGTATGTAAGGGCAAGCATCATACGTTACTACACAAACCAAATACCAACACTCATGTAGGTAGTAACCCCGTACCAACGCGATTACCAATATCAACGTTAATCGACGAACAACCGAGTTCTAGTCAAATCGAGACTACCTTGTCGAATAACACTTTaatcgaaaaacaaataaacaatgcgCGAAATAGGTCAGTTTTCCTTACAACAGCCCAAGTGCTCGTTAGGGATAAGCATAACAATGTGCATAAAATGAAGGCATTTTTAGACAATGGCTCgcaagaaaatttcattaccgaaaacgcggccaaaaagttacaattaaaCAAGGAACAACTTGCCTTAAATGTCATAGGTTTCAATGAAAAAGTGTCTAGCCTTTTAGAATCGTGTGACGTAACATTGCATTCCTTAGACGGAACCTTTACAACGAATTTGTCCTGTTTTATTACGCCTATAATTTGtactaccaacattttaataccaAACGTGCAACGTTGGCACATTCCGTCGCGTTATAAATTAGCTGATGACGAGTTTAACTTAGCTCAAGATGTAGATTTGCTTATCGGTGGGGAGATATTCTTTGATTTACTTCTTACCGGTAAATACAAGCTCGGGCCCGGATTACCGGTTCTGAGACGCTCGCGATTAGGATGGATAGtcacgggttccgtacaaaaaaaaaccgagtctgccattcaatgtaaagttacagtagaaactcaattaaaaaagttttgggaAATAGAGGAGGGTTCCGCACCAAATTTACCCTATGATGAAAAACAATGTGAGGATATATTTCTGAAAACTCACACTCACAACTCTGAGGGTAATTTCGAAATAGAACTTCCATTAAAGCAGCCACCTACCAAGTTAGGTCAATCTAGGCACATAGCATATCGGAGGTTCAAAACATTAGAATCCAAGTTCGAGCGGAACCCcgaatttaaagataaatatgtgAATTTCATGCGCGAGTTCGAACAAGCTGGCCATATGATTCAATTACAAGATAATTATGATGGCCCATGTAATTTTCTACCCCACCAAGCTGTTTTTCGCGACTCCCCCTCAACCCCTATTCGAATTGTTTTCGACTGCTCATGCAGAACTGATAACGGCATTTCTTTGAATGATATCCAATACAAAGGCTCAATAATACAGGACGAACTCATAAATATACTTCTACGATTCCGAAAATACCAATATGTTATTAACGCtgacatacaaaaaatgtacagatgtatttatgttaaaccAAATCAACAATACCTACAATGCATATTTTGGCGGGAAAATACTCACCAACGACTCCAAATTTATATGCTGACCACATTAAGTTTCGGCTTAAAGTCAGCACCACACATTGCAACCAGatgtttgttacaattgtcaaACGAAAACCAACACACATTTCCAGCAGCTGCAGAGGCCATAGCGAACCAGTTCTACATGGACGATTTTATCGCCGGCGGCGACGACGAGAATCAGGTAGCTGAAACTGCATCACAGGTGAACGAGATCCTGCGGGGAGCCAACTTCACGCTGCGGAAATGGAAGTCCAATTCCGAAGTCATCATAAAACGGGTGagcgaaacacacacacaccaaaacacacacacaaccgaATTTGGAGATAAAACACATAAGGTCCTGGGTTTAGCGTGGTCTAGTGACTCAGATGAGCTTATGTATACCATTAAAgaaaaccaaatttcacacccaaTCACCAAAAGAAAGGTACTAGGGGTAATTTCGTCCATTTTCGACCCCCTAGGCTTGACGGGACCAGTAATTGTagtagccaaaatatttattcaaaaattatttaaggctCAATTAGATTGGGATACCGAATTAACACAAGACTTGATCCAAGAATGGAACACATTCTATCgagacttgtttttattaaaccaaTTGAAAATTTCGAGATGTACAGTCATACCCAATTATGTAACGATACAAATTCATGGGTTCTGTGACAGTAGTATTAAAGCCTATGGCGCTGCCATCTATATACGATCAAGCGATAGAGTAGGAAACGTACAAGTTCACCTACTttactcaaaatcaaaaataagtccaatacaaccccaaactattccaaatttggaactttgttccagtttactgctcgcgacacatgtcgacaaaataaaacgagcattaaaatgtgacgtttccggAATCAACCTGTGGTCagattcaaaaataacattatgttggataaaaaatagtaaccctaaattaacttgttttgttaGTAACAGAGTCACAAAAGTATTATCACTTACAAACAAGCACGAGTGGTCATGGGTCCGCTCGGAGGATAACCCCGCCGACCTTTTGTCCCGAGGGGTAGCACCAGGCAAGCTGGAAACCAACCAGTTATGGTGGTCTGGGCCGGCGTGGTTGACCCAAAGTCCGGACACATGGCCGGCCCACGATTCTGAGTCACTAAATCATGCACCCGAGGCCGAGAGCGACGTAAACATAACTCTCACCTTGGCTATTAGCACAGAATCTAACGACACGATACAATATCTTTTCCACAGGTGGTCAAGCGATAAAACACTTATtcatgtattagcatacatacttcgatttatatataatacaaaaaataaaactcgaacaattaatccaaataataaattatcaggaCCATTGTCCgtagaagaattaaaaaaatcggatcacgcattaattagacatgcacaaatggaatcattcccacacgaatataaattattgcaaaacaataaaccggttcttaacaaatcaaaaatattatctttacacCCATTCATGAAGGACGGACTCGTTCGCGTAGGCGGACGAATCGGTCTTTCGCATTatgcatatgaaaaaaaacatcctTTAATATTAAGTCACGAGCACGCGCTTACCAAACTACTGATGGCAAACGCACATATACGTACTCTGCACGCTGGCCCTCAGTTATTACTTTCAACTATTCGCGAGCGCATCTGGCCAACAAAAGGTAGGATGTTAGCctcgaaaattgtaaataaatgcgtTCCGTGTTTTAGAGCAAATCCAAAGACTACTAACCCTATAATGGGAAACTTACCCCCCTCAAGGGTAAATCCTTCCCCCCCCTTTGCTATCACGGGTATCGATTATGGAGGAccttataacattagagataggACAGGGCGTGGTTACAAGGTCTCTAAGTGCTATATAgcagtgtttatttgttttgcaacAAAGGCAATTCATCTCGAATTAATTACAGGGCTCGAGTCAGCCAATTTCCTGGCGGCGCTGCGACGATTCATCGCCAGGAGAGGTAAACCGAAGGAGTTGGTGAGTGACAATTCAACAACCTTTCATGGGGCTAGTAACGAGctaaaagatttacaaaaatacctacaggacAGCTCGAGCGAGCTAGTATCTCATTGCGCAGACGAGGGCATAAAATGGAGTTTTATTCCTGTCTATACACCTCATATGGGGTCCCTATgggaatctagtataaaacttaccaaatatcatttaaaaagagtGTTAGGGTTATCTTTGTTAACTTACGAACAATTTGTATCAATCCTATATCAGGTAGAATCTATGGTAAATTCTAGGCCACTATGTCCCTTACCTAGTTCAAATCCTGACTATCCTGTCCTTACGCCAGCTCACTTTTTAATTGGAAAAGCACCAAATTCACTTCCGGACGAAGATTATAACCATGTACCAAAGAACC
This DNA window, taken from Cydia strobilella chromosome 21, ilCydStro3.1, whole genome shotgun sequence, encodes the following:
- the LOC134750916 gene encoding uncharacterized protein LOC134750916 isoform X1 — encoded protein: MDDFIAGGDDENQVAETASQVNEILRGANFTLRKWKSNSEVIIKRVSETHTHQNTHTTEFGDKTHKVLGLAWSSDSDELMYTIKENQISHPITKRKVLGVISSIFDPLGLTGPVIVVAKIFIQKLFKAQLDWDTELTQDLIQEWNTFYRDLFLLNQLKISRCTVIPNYVTIQIHGFCDSSIKAYGAAIYIRSSDRVGNVQVHLLYSKSKISPIQPQTIPNLELCSSLLLATHVDKIKRALKCDVSGINLWSDSKITLCWIKNSNPKLTCFVSNRVTKVLSLTNKHEWSWVRSEDNPADLLSRGVAPGKLETNQLWWSGPAWLTQSPDTWPAHDSESLNHAPEAESDVNITLTLAISTESNDTIQYLFHRWSSDKTLIHVLAYILRFIYNTKNKTRTINPNNKLSGPLSVEELKKSDHALIRHAQMESFPHEYKLLQNNKPVLNKSKILSLHPFMKDGLVRVGGRIGLSHYAYEKKHPLILSHEHALTKLLMANAHIRTLHAGPQLLLSTIRERIWPTKGRMLASKIVNKCVPCFRANPKTTNPIMGNLPPSRVNPSPPFAITGIDYGGPYNIRDRTGRGYKVSKCYIAVFICFATKAIHLELITGLESANFLAALRRFIARRGKPKELVSDNSTTFHGASNELKDLQKYLQDSSSELVSHCADEGIKWSFIPVYTPHMGSLWESSIKLTKYHLKRVLGLSLLTYEQFVSILYQVESMVNSRPLCPLPSSNPDYPVLTPAHFLIGKAPNSLPDEDYNHVPKNRLTHYQLLQQITQDFWRRWSRDYIGTLQERTKWRSARGPSLAVDTVVLVRDERLPPCRWRLGKIVATQPGRDGVTRVAVIRTARGDIQRAFNNICPLPTSGEVI
- the LOC134750916 gene encoding uncharacterized protein LOC134750916 isoform X2; the protein is MDDFIAGGDDENQVAETASQVNEILRGANFTLRKWKSNSEVIIKRVSETHTHQNTHTTEFGDKTHKVLGLAWSSDSDELMYTIKENQISHPITKRKVLGVISSIFDPLGLTGPVIVVAKIFIQKLFKAQLDWDTELTQDLIQEWNTFYRDLFLLNQLKISRCTVIPNYVTIQIHGFCDSSIKAYGAAIYIRSSDRVGNVQVHLLYSKSKISPIQPQTIPNLELCSSLLLATHVDKIKRALKCDVSGINLWSDSKITLCWIKNSNPKLTCFVSNRVTKVLSLTNKHEWSWVRSEDNPADLLSRGVAPGKLETNQLWWSGPAWLTQSPDTWPAHDSESLNHAPEAESDVNITLTLAISTESNDTIQYLFHRWSSDKTLIHVLAYILRFIYNTKNKTRTINPNNKLSGPLSVEELKKSDHALIRHAQMESFPHEYKLLQNNKPVLNKSKILSLHPFMKDGLVRVGGRIGLSHYAYEKKHPLILSHEHALTKLLMANAHIRTLHAGPQLLLSTIRERIWPTKGRMLASKIVNKCVPCFRANPKTTNPIMGNLPPSRVNPSPPFAITGIDYGGPYNIRDRTGRGYKVSKCYIAVFICFATKAIHLELITGLESANFLAALRRFIARRGKPKELDFWRRWSRDYIGTLQERTKWRSARGPSLAVDTVVLVRDERLPPCRWRLGKIVATQPGRDGVTRVAVIRTARGDIQRAFNNICPLPTSGEVI
- the LOC134750916 gene encoding uncharacterized protein LOC134750916 isoform X3, with translation MEVQFRSHHKTGLESANFLAALRRFIARRGKPKELVSDNSTTFHGASNELKDLQKYLQDSSSELVSHCADEGIKWSFIPVYTPHMGSLWESSIKLTKYHLKRVLGLSLLTYEQFVSILYQVESMVNSRPLCPLPSSNPDYPVLTPAHFLIGKAPNSLPDEDYNHVPKNRLTHYQLLQQITQDFWRRWSRDYIGTLQERTKWRSARGPSLAVDTVVLVRDERLPPCRWRLGKIVATQPGRDGVTRVAVIRTARGDIQRAFNNICPLPTSGEVI